The following is a genomic window from Salarias fasciatus chromosome 10, fSalaFa1.1, whole genome shotgun sequence.
CGGGGGTGGGCCGTCCATCACTGACTGacacagtccacacacactcacatcatAACCTCGGGGCCTCaggcaacatgcaaactccacctcAGCCTGTGACATTCTCGATGTGCGGCAGGACCACCGACCACTGCGCCACTGTGCCGCATTTGCAAAGTATCTCACTGAAAAATCTGTTCAACAGAAACACGTCAAGCGGGAATAATTCAAAATCTAGAACTTCTTTAAAAGAGTGATGTACTTggaaaatcattcaaaacaaGAAATGTGTCAAAGATAAACTGTGTTCCAGATGTTTGACAGTTTATTTCCCAGACTTATGTAAGGTTTTGTGTCAGGTCGTTAAGCAGTCTTCTTCTGACAGAGAAACCTGAGTTATCTTTGGAGATAAGTCCACAGCAACTTCGTCTTTATGGCTGCGGCTCAGCGGTATCTGCATGTGAAAACCCTTTATTGCCTTCTGGAGAGAGACgccagagatttaaaaaaaatatatatacaaaacAGAAGTCAGGGCAGCTCAGTGAGTGTTGTGACTGTATGTCTGCATCTGCTGCCTCATGCCTTTGatttcctgtgtctgtgtgtgtgtgtgtgtgtgtgtgtgtgtgtgtgtatgtgtgcaggAAGCGAGATGTGGCTACGCCATCGCCCTCATGGCGCTGTACTGGTGCACGGAGTGCATGCCCCTGGCCGTGACGGCCCTGCTGCCGGTCGTCCTCTTCCCCATGATGGGCATCATGACGGCCGGGGAGGTACGGGTCCCGGTTCCCCTGCGTTCGGCTCACTGTGACTCAGCTTATTGTTCCTGATATCTGAAACATCTGCCTTTGATAACAAAGCCAGAGCAAAGTCCCGACAGCGGCTCCGTGTCTCACGCGAGCCGGCAGAAGAAGCTGAACTCATCATTTATTCTCTTTGATAGAGCAGTgtgatctggaaaaaaaaagaatttatgACCAGTAAAACAGGATTATTGAagttgaacagaaaaaaaacgcaGAGGGCACATTTTTTATTGTCATATTTGAAGCAGCCTATCCCACACTTTTAGATTTATTGcttataaaatgttttatatttgtaCGGAGAAGCTCAGCGGCATGGTAACTTACATACATCATAGCAAAAGTTCTCTTCACAGAGTCTACAGAACTTACCTGATGACTAAATAATATTCTATCATCTGGAAAAAACATCAGACAGTCCAAAAACTGCTGGAAAAGCATAGAAGATGTGAGCGATGTGGTTCTTAGGCCGTCAAGAAAATTTAGTTAGAATCAGGAGCTcatcctccagtaaacaggagtcaagtgaaatagtaacagagTCAACATGAATGCTTAAGACTCAGCGAGAGCACTTCACTGTGCAGCTAGTTTCACAGACGTGACTTTTAAAGGCTCGGTTCAGGACCCGGCTGGATCTTGTTTCAGGTCAGCATCGAGTATCTGAAGGACACCAACATGCTGTTCGTCGGGGGACTGGTGGTGGCCATCGCAGTGGAGCACTGGAACCTCCACAAACGCATCGCCCTGCgagtcctgctgctggttgGTGTTCGCCCTGCGCTGTAAGAGAGCCTCGCCTCATCGCTCCGCCCAGTGGCGGCTTGTTGGACCCAAAGAGCTGTGACAATAGAGAACAGGACGAGTTGCAGTCTTGTGTGCATATCCACATCCAAGACAAGCCCAGTAAAAGTgtcatacagaaaaaaaaaacagacccttGCATCTCAGATGtgctttcattaaaattttcttgatttgttttccaTTAGTGGCGTTCTTGAGGCTGCGCTCCACTTCCAGCCGTCAGGGTCAACATAAATGGATTTTTCCTCAAACTAAACCTTCTAAAGCTAATGCTACTTTATTAAGATTTTTTCAGTTGCTTTTGTTTCAGTCATTGCTGgtggagatgtttttttttttttttaatctccggCAGCCTTAACATTATGACCAGGAGTGCGAGTTCCCCTTCCGCTTCCTTTGTCTAACGCTGTGTGAGAGTCAGTGGTCGTAATGTTGTGGCTGACGCGTccccttccctccttcctccctcgcTCTGCTCAGACTGATGATGGGCTTCATGATCGTCTCGTCCTTCCTGTCCATGTGGATCAGCAACACGGCCACCACGGCCATGATGCTGCCCATCGCCCAGgccgtgctgcagcagctccgggCCACGGAGCTCCGGGCGGAGGAGCGAGACCTCCGGGACGCCGGCGCCGACAACCACGGCTTCGAACTGGAGGTCACCGAGCGCAAGAGTGAAGACGCGCACCACCGAAAGCCAGACATGCAAGTGCCGGACGAGGACCCCCCAGAGTGTGAGTGGAGCTGCGGTCCAACCCCGTGACCCCCCCCGCTCCCGACGGCTAACCTTTAACTGGGTGGTGTGCAGATGTGATGGAGTACCATACAAATCCTacggtggaggaggtgaggagaaCGATCAAGGCAAAGTACGACCTGCTGACCAAAGGCATGAGTCTGAGCGTGTGCTACTCTGCCAGCATCGGCGGCACGGCGACCCTCACCGGCACCACGCCCAACATCATCATGAAGGGCCAGCTCGACGAGTAAGAGGCCAGACGGCCCGCACAGCCAGAGCCAGATCGGGTACTgattcctctctctttcttctaaGAATCTTTCCTAAAAATGGCGACACGATCAACTTCGCCACCTGGTTCGGCTTCGCTTTCCCCAACATGGTGCTCATGCTGGTGCTCTCCTGGATCTGGCTGCAGTTCATGTTCCTGGGCTTCAAGTAAGCAACACGTCCTCGCGCTTTGtgcttttgtgtatttttggaTTCAGTCGGCAgcgtctttgtgtttttggtccTCAGCCTGAAGAAGAGCTTTGGCTGCGGCGTGAAGTCCGACAGAGATAAGGAGGCGTACGCGGTGATGAAGGAGGAGTACGCCAAGCTGGGCAGGATCAAGTTTGCCGAGGTCGCCGTGCTGTTCATCTTCATCCTGCTGGTGATCCTGTGGTTCACCAGGGAGCCGGGCTTCATCGACGGCTGGGCCACGGTGCTCTTCAACCGGGGGCGCTCGTGAGTGTCTCCTCGCCACAGCTCCAAACCAGCAGTCTGAATATTCCTGCTCCAAAACGTAGCATTTTGTCATGAAATCATCCGGCTGAGCTGGCCGTGTCTTCCAGGTTTGTTTCAGACGGAACCGTCGCCATATTCATGGCGCTGTTCTTCTTCGTCATCCCGTCTCAGCTGCCCAAGTTCAACAACCACGGCTACGAGGAAAACGGTGAGAGGCGTAGCTGTAGCGGCGGTCTCGTCCCGTCGGACGCCGCGGCCTCTGCAAACTAATGACTGTTTCgtcgccccccccccgctgGGGCTCGTAGGGAAAAGGGTGGaggcgctgccgccgctgctcaACTGGCAGGTGGTCCATGAGCGGATGCCCTGGAACATCGTCCTGCTGCTGGGGGGAGGCTACGCTCTGGCTAAAGGCAGcgaggtgcacacacacacacacacacacacacacacacacacacacacacacacacacacacacacgtcatggCGGTGAAACCTCGCTGAAGGGCTTTGGCTGAAACTTTACCGTGTTATGCAGGTGTCAAAACTTTCCACGTGGCTGGGATCAAAGCTGACGCCCCTGCAGAGCATCCCCCCCGCCGCCATCTCCATCCTGCTCTGCCTGCTGGTGGCGACGTTCACCGAGTGCTCCAGCAACACGGCCACCACCACCCTGTTCCTGCCCATCCTGGCCTCCATGGTGAGCCCACGCTCGCGCGTCTAAACCCGCGCCCTCGCAGCCGAAGCCGCCGCTAACCGCCGCTAACCTCTCGCCCAAGGCCACGGCCATTGAGCTCCACCCGCTGTACGTGATGCTGCCCTGCACCATCTCCGCCTCCCTGGCCTTCATGCTGCCTGTGGCCACGCCGCCCAACGCCATCGCCTTCTCCTACGGCGACCTCAAAGTCTTGGATATGGTGAGAGACGTGCAAACGCTAACTCCTCATCTGAAACCGCCGGGAGTAAAGAGTGCGACCTGCGTTTTCTGCCGCTCCAGGTGAAGGCCGGCTTCTTCCTGAACATCATCGGGATCCTGACCACCAACCTGGCCATCAACACCTGGGGATTCTCCATGTTTAATATGGGCACTTTCCCCCAGTGGGCGAACCTCACGGACACGAACTCAACGCGGCCTGAATGAGGCCGAGAGGGAGACGCGGGAACGGCGTCGGATTCTTCAGTATTTCACCTCCGTGTTGCTCTCGGTGCTGCAGTTTCAGCAGAATCTGATTGGGAGTTGATACGTCTTGATTGTCGCACACAGAAAACTTTACAATCCGAATGTCGCTGCAgtgacagaacaaaaaaaattgattaCCAGTTTGATATCGATCTGAAAGCCAAGGTTACTTCCTTGTCGCtatttatcattgacagatgaGACACTGCACTTTGTgtttgactgattttttttttttaatttcatgatgACTGCAAGAGAAAGTGTATTTACTGTATAAATGTAAATTGGATGAATGATAATTGTATAAATTAATTTAAGTTATTactgtgttcattttgtttgaccatgaattttctttttttttttttttgcatgtgttctttttttattttccgtGTTTTTACCACTGTCACTTTATATTCCTCACCCCacaatttaaacacatttatagttctttaagacatttaaaacaaatagttttttttaagctcttttttttattattgaatccatttattttattttattttctgtcactttcttCAATTTTAAGCAACAGACTGTCTTCCAGTGACTGAGTATCTCCAACAAAAACCCAGAAATGATCATGATATCACAGGTTGGtagacaaaaaaattaaaagcaaatattGTCCCACATATTTTCCAGCCTGTTTGCACTGCGTTTAAGAAATAAACCTCCTGGCACCCACAACGCTGGTGTTGTTTCCATGTCTGCTCTGCAAGTTATGAAGGAATGCTGGCGTTCAAAACCATAAaaaccttttacttttttttatatattagtGAAAAAAGCCAGTTTTGATAGATTATACATTTATAATATGATATTTGGCTTGCCTTCTGACTGTTACgctttattttaaatgacaGAATATCTGTTTTGTGAGCGACGTCTGGTTTCCTCCCTAAGCTTCTGTACAATGGGACCATTGCTTTAGAGTGTGAGACCATCAGCACTCGACCGGACTTGTAATGTTTAACCGGGGTCCATCTTAAACACGCCGGGAGCGATGCGGGGATCAATGAGAACGTGTTTGAGCAGATGAGAGGTTAGTTGAAGGATAACTGTGAGATAAGACGCTGCCAACAAGCCCGTTTCTATCAAGTTTATCACAGCCGAGGGTGGTAAAGGGAAAATATGGAGGACAGAGCGGGCTCGGCTGAGTCATTCATATTCTGGAGATCAGGCAGAAGCGATGAACCGAGCGTCCGATCAGAGACACTCCACAACGGCGCCGTATTTCAAAAACAGTCCcataaatctttatttattttgttctctGGCTCAGTTCGCACCAACATTTGTCTCGTCAGAAACTTTACATGAGTTCAAAATGATTCGTGAGTCACAATCAGCCGCACATAAATCTGCTCTACACATCTGCTTCCGTTTGTTGAAACAATCGGCTCCCGGTGTGTGACGCTCTCCTTCAGCCGGTCAGCAGAGCCGCTGGGGAGGAGCGGAGAGGAAAACTGGCCGGACGCGTCTCGCCTCGCTGTGATCAGAGGGGAGAGGCGTCCAGAGAGGGCCTGGTCGAGAAATGCCTCAAAGATCACCCGAGGAGAAAGAGTCGacagcacagagagagaaacggcACGAAAACctacatgaaaacaacattaaacATTGGTTTGATCTTTGAACGACTTTTTGCTACATTCACCAATCACTGTCTTCTTTTCTCAGTGTGATTCCACCTTAAAAACAACAtattcaagtttatttttttcttttcctcctatGAAAAGTCTCCAAACGGCAACACGAGGCTGGAGGAGCTCGCTCAGAAACGTTGTGCTTTGAGGAAACAGGATGAACAGTCAGAACAGATCAGACGACTCCGGAGAGTCTGCAGACAGAACGAAACCCACCGGGCAGAAAACGAGCCGACAAGGTTCTGGAAAACTATCTGAGGACTGCAAACCTGATGATTACtgtgttttttaaatctatatTCATGTTTTCTATCCTCCAGATTGGAACTCATGCTtcaaaatgacacacacacgatcacacagaagacaggacacacacacactcacacacacattcaccaaaTCTGAGAAACAAACAGTTTCTAACGCAACTAAAAACAAACGTCTCCCGACATCAGACTTGTTCCTAAATCCTAACTCcaacaggaatgaaaaaaatagtttcTATCAAGACTTCAAGAGTTTggtttgacttgtttttttgtttttttgttgtttttttgttgttttttttccacgtcACAATGAAACTGTCCGAGATTCTGGAAAAAGATGATCTCTTGCTGGTTTATCATTttacaaaaaacacttttataacacacacacgcacgcgcactcacacacacacacacacacacacacacacacacacacacacacacacacacacgctcagggGTTTGTGCTGCTGTTATTTGGAGGTTGTTCTCTCAACAGGAGGAAAGATGCAGAGAAAGAGACGACTGGACTGACAGCATGTGAACCTCCACCAGTGAATTttgacccccgccccccctcggGTCAGTCCTTTGATGCGCCCgcctcctgccgccgccgccgccgccgccgccgcctccacctctACGTGCCGCCGTTGTAGGAGTAGTCTGCTTTGTTGTGCATCACCAGCTTATTGTCCACAAAGTAGAAGCTGTCGGACTGCGTCTCGTAGGGATGCAGGACCATCTCTCTGACTgcgagagcacacacacacacacacacacacaaacacacacacacacacacacacacacacacacacatcacaaacCCATTAGAGCGCCAGACTGGGGGTCGAGAAGGGTCACAGGATACACAGAGCTGAAGTCGAACGCAGAGCTGCGATCTGCTGTCGGCCCTGGAACccggtcagtgtgtgtgtgtgtgtgtgtgtgtgtgtgtgagtgtgtgtgtgtgtgtctggactcACTGATGTCCTCAGACAGCGGCGGGAACTCGTAGATGTGCTCGCAGGTGTTCTTGCTGCTGGGCATGCAGAAGCCGAACTCGAAGTCGAAGCTCTTGAGCAGCTTCTCTCTGAAGTAATGTCTCTCGATCATCCGGAAGTTCTCTATGGGCATGTCTCCCACCGTGAACTCCACCCTGAGCCCACGCAGACGCACGCTTTTAATTTTACCGGTCACCGAGCCCTCGAGACCgaggccacacacactctcacttaCGTGGCGCCGACCTGCCGCAGTCTGAGAAACGCCGGAGTGAACTGGTAGCGGACGAAGCGGCCGGCGTTCGGGTCCATGTCCCGCTTGTCTCCTGCTTTGTCTAAAGGGAAACACAGTTTGGTACGGCGGCCCAGAAAGGACAAAGGGAAGGAAAATACGATCAGATACGCTGGGATTGAACTCATGTTcccaaaatcaaatcaaataaaatcaagtAACACTAAAACAACTGAGGTTTATATCGCTCTTTACGACCACGAACCACGCAGTAAAgagtaaaatgagaaagagCAAAGGTTTGtgatctttttttaatgtgggtGAAATGCTGGAGGCGGCAGATCCTGCGGCTACACCCTCTCACAACCCGACCGGTGCCTCCCATCTCATTTCCACGGAATAACGAGGACTCATAGCAAACGCTCACAAACTGACGCACAACCGTGCGCTTGAAGTCCTTTCTGAAGTCGTGAGTTTCACGTCTCACAGTGAAAGATGTTCGATTACCACAAAGAGCGCACCACAAGTACAGAAACAATTGGTTCCAAAACGATAGATTTTATCTTGTGAAACATTAAGGAACGATTGTGGGACGATTAAAGTTCTCTGGAggcaatcttttttttaatttctccagTGAAGCCAGACTTTCTCTCCTGGGAGATAAAAGCTCTTCAGTTCTGCGCAGGAATTAATCACTGAGAGACGACGGGACTCCTCAGGACTTCAGAATCactttttgtgttatttcatgtattgttttgatgtcaaaaataattaaatttgtgttttttggagaGCATTCATatgagtttctgtttattctgttCTCTGCACCAGAAATCCTCGTCTCCTCTGCAGACTCGTCCCGGTGAGGAGCTGCTTATGTGTTAGAGCAGATGTCTGAGGGACTGGCCTGTAGACGGAGGCTTGGTGATTTCGAACAGCACCGTGCCGGTCTCCATGTCTCTGATCTTGAAGCGGGTGAAGTCGATGTTGTAGATGTTCTCACTCGGGGTGCAGAGATAATctgagaaggagagagaagaagaagaagaggagcggcGGATCAGAAAGCGTCTGCGGCAGGGTTTTGAAACGTGATTAAGAGCGACGCACCTTTTctggaaaaacaacagagacTGAAGACTAAAGCTGATCAGAGTTTTCCTATTAAGTCCCGGTGAAGTAAGGAGTAAAGCAGgattcaccctggacaggtgacCAGTCCAACATTACACCTTTAGACTGAGAAATCCACCTGTTTAAGGACTTTCTGTCTGATTCATGACATGTTCGGAGGAGAAGTCAGGGAatcagctgattgcaatgtAAATCTTTACCACTAGAAATCACTCCATCCAGCAGGAGGGGGACTCCAGATGAACCTGCAGGCAGACTTTCACTCCCTTCTCAGGACTCACGCCTCagaaggaggaaaacagaggaacgagctgttttttaaatgaatgactGCAAACAAATCATGTTCACATACCAAAGAATTTaagccaaaaagaaaaagaaaaaaacaccgtAAGAATGAAGAAAATCCCCTTAAAGTCCGTTCtaaatgagcagcagctggcaggagcACTAAAAACACTTAGAGACGTGAATCTTGATGACAACCTGTGGGCCAGACGCCATTTCCTCAtcgaaaccacacacacacacacacacacacacacacacacacacacacacacacacacacacacacacacaagcacccaGTAAGACAGAGAAGTGAAGTTATTTTTACTCCGCTAATCCTTCCTGTCCTTCCCCGGCAGTGTCGCTCCTCATTACGCTCCccggcagagcagagcagacactTCCTGCTCGCCGCCTGATCCCAGCGTCCATCAGCGCCGACCggccacggagaggaggagtTTGGACAAACGTACAGAAAGTTTGCGTTTGGTGGATCGCGACAGATTAAGCcgttctccacacacactctgctgctcatcccacaaatgcatttcCCTTACCttttacaaacaaacaagatTCATCAAATTATAACGATTAttccatttaaacatttaaactgaATCACTGTCATTCTGAGCAGCAAACAAAGAGGAATTTCAGAACTGTAACagaaaacagatggatggatgaacaacATGGTGGAAATCTGGAAAATGGCCTAAAAATGttgttcagtttaatttaaCAGTAACAGGATGTGgcgtttgtctgtttttgtgtccTCCCTCGGAGGGATCCGTCACAGCGAGCCTCCCTGCATGTTATTCTTCATGTTTATGTATGAAGCATCCccaaaagaagaaggaggaggaggagaaggaggcggtggcggcggccggCCCGCGGTGCCGTTGCCTTGTCagctcctctcactgcgggagctGATCGCTCCTGACGGGCCTGATCTGATTCGCCGTGACGCCGCCGTGCCTTTGCTCCTCTGTCAGTCTGAGCGCTGACCTCGGCTCCTCGGAACACGCCACTGCGTCCCGTTCAACGCTGTGCAACACCTGCACGTGcacatggcacacacacacacacacacacacacacacacacacacacacacacacacacacacacacacacacacacacacgaatgcaTAGCTAAGATGCTGAGGTGACACGGCGGCGCTGTTCGGTGGTTGCTAAAGCGCTTCTTCAACCCTGGAATGGTGAAGTGAGCTGGGTCTGATTCAGAAACCTGGGGAGTCTGCATATTGCAGGTATTCTGATTGTATTTGTAATAACATATTACgcaaaatgtaattatttctgtttgaagaacACTGAGAAAACCTTGATCCAAGCAGAATTCAGGCTGCTGCGGTCCTCTTTACTGTAGAATCAACCGTCTATAGGGCCTTTATCcagaaaaaactaaacaacacacatttaatCATCTTCAGCTCGAAAAGTTGCCACACAACAAACATTTCTCTGAATATGACTGATTGAAGCGTGTGGGCAGATGTATATTTaatgcttcattttcatttttaatgcttcaaTCAGGTGGACTGAATGGAAGGAAACCAAACAGTTTAACTTTGTATTTATGTCCTCGTTGCACAGCGATAAACAAAACATGAGGAAATGCCAAAGTTACTAAATACAGTCACTTTcccaataaaagtaaaaaacaacGGGTGTCCATGGTTTACGGTTGTTTATTGGGAGGATTTAGTGGTGAAGCAGGTACGGTCGGCGTAGCTGCGTTTAAAAAGAGTTCCAGTAAATAATCACCAAAATACACCTGCAGAAGAAGCTCCGTCTTCAAACTGCCGTCACTGTTTGTGAAGAACAGCCGAGCAGCTGCTGACGCTGCTCCACGGAGCCTTTCCGAGGGTCTGCGGACGGtcacagccctcctcctccagcatccgTCATGAACATCTGCCTTCGGGCAGACGCTCAAAACAAAGACCGTCAGATTAAAAGACGGCTTTTATCCTGAATGCCGGAAGTTTCAGCGTAACATGTTAACAGTCTGCGAGGGGTCAGGAGCATTAACGGTGAAACACTGCACCACATGGCACTGTAATCTTCGTCTGCCCTCCGTTTTCTGGCTCGTAttttgaaattgtgtttttattttctgcgcTATTTTATGACAGGGACGATAAGGACATTTTTACGACACTGAAAGAAGCTGCGCCTTGTAATTCTGTTGCGCGGTGTTGTGTTGCCACAGTGACA
Proteins encoded in this region:
- the unc119a2 gene encoding protein unc-119 homolog B isoform X1, with translation MSYSCTGRGNSQDPSSAKKPAGGNPGRDAGGTDRGADGTSDGSGSGSGSPQRPAAMKVKKGCNSAEVGVPVTTEEDLLASAVISPEDVLGLQKITDNYLCTPSENIYNIDFTRFKIRDMETGTVLFEITKPPSTDKAGDKRDMDPNAGRFVRYQFTPAFLRLRQVGATVEFTVGDMPIENFRMIERHYFREKLLKSFDFEFGFCMPSSKNTCEHIYEFPPLSEDIIREMVLHPYETQSDSFYFVDNKLVMHNKADYSYNGGT
- the unc119a2 gene encoding protein unc-119 homolog B isoform X2; protein product: MSYSCTGRGNSQDPSSAKKPAGGNPGRDAGGTDRGADGTSDGSGSGSGSPQRPAAMKVKKGCNSAEVGVPVTTEEDLLASAVISPEDVLGLQKITDNYLCTPSENIYNIDFTRFKIRDMETGTVLFEITKPPSTGDKRDMDPNAGRFVRYQFTPAFLRLRQVGATVEFTVGDMPIENFRMIERHYFREKLLKSFDFEFGFCMPSSKNTCEHIYEFPPLSEDIIREMVLHPYETQSDSFYFVDNKLVMHNKADYSYNGGT
- the slc13a2 gene encoding solute carrier family 13 member 2 — encoded protein: MAPFLTWLWHHRNYFIIFLTPLLLLPLPLVHPTSEARCGYAIALMALYWCTECMPLAVTALLPVVLFPMMGIMTAGEVSIEYLKDTNMLFVGGLVVAIAVEHWNLHKRIALRVLLLVGVRPALLMMGFMIVSSFLSMWISNTATTAMMLPIAQAVLQQLRATELRAEERDLRDAGADNHGFELEVTERKSEDAHHRKPDMQVPDEDPPEYVMEYHTNPTVEEVRRTIKAKYDLLTKGMSLSVCYSASIGGTATLTGTTPNIIMKGQLDEIFPKNGDTINFATWFGFAFPNMVLMLVLSWIWLQFMFLGFNLKKSFGCGVKSDRDKEAYAVMKEEYAKLGRIKFAEVAVLFIFILLVILWFTREPGFIDGWATVLFNRGRSFVSDGTVAIFMALFFFVIPSQLPKFNNHGYEENGKRVEALPPLLNWQVVHERMPWNIVLLLGGGYALAKGSEVSKLSTWLGSKLTPLQSIPPAAISILLCLLVATFTECSSNTATTTLFLPILASMATAIELHPLYVMLPCTISASLAFMLPVATPPNAIAFSYGDLKVLDMVKAGFFLNIIGILTTNLAINTWGFSMFNMGTFPQWANLTDTNSTRPE